Genomic DNA from Solanum dulcamara chromosome 4, daSolDulc1.2, whole genome shotgun sequence:
TATTCAAGCTTAAGAAAGATGACAGTGGAAAGGTGGGAAAGCACAAAGCCCGGTTAGTAGTCAAAGGATTCCTACAGAAAAAGGGAATtgactttgatgaaatattttcacCAGTTGTAAAATTGACTTCAATCCGTATCATCCTTGGATTGGTAACCAATTTAAATTTGGAGCTTTAACAAATGGATGTCAAGATAATATTTCTTCATGGTGATCTAAATGAAGAAATCTATTTGGAGCAGCTGGAAGGTTTTGAGGTTTCATAAAAAGAAAACCTCATCTATAAGCTTACAAAAAGCTTATATGGGCTGAAGCAAGCACGAAGCAGTGATACAAGAAGTTTGACTCATTCATGGTAAGTCAAGGATATAAAAGGACTGTTGCAGATTAATGTGTTTACATTCAAAGATTTTTGGATGGCAATTTTGTTATACTTCTATTTTATGTGGACGACATGTTGATCGTCAGACAAGATGCAACAAAAATTAGACAGTTGAAGAAAGAACTCTCTAAGTCctttgaaatgaaagacttaGGTCCAGCTCAACAAATTTTAGGATTGCAGATAACTCGAGATATGAAAAATAAGAAGTTATGACTATctcaagaaaattatatataacgAGTGATCAAGCGGTTCAATATGAGTAATGTCAAACCGGTAGGCGTCCCTTTGGCAAATCACTTCAAGTTGAGTAAGAGTTTGTGCCCCTCATCCAAGAAAGAGATTGAGGAGATGTCTACAATTCCATATTCTTCAGCAGTTGGAAGTCTGATGTATGCCATGGTTTGCACGAGGCCAGATATCACACATGCGATAGGTATGGTGGGTCCTTTTCTTTCTAACCCGGAAAAGAAACATTGGGAGGTAGTTAAGTGGATTCCCAGATATCTTAAAGGTACTTCAAAATCAAGTTTGTTCTTTGAGGAGTTGATCCAGTCTTAAAAGGCTATACAGATTCAGATATGGCCGGAGATCCTAATGGAAGAAAATCAACCTCAGGATATGTTTATACTTTTATAGGGGGGGCTATGTCATGGCAATCAAGATTTCAGAAGTGGATTGCACTAGCCACAACTGAAGTAGAGTATATTGTTGTAGGAGAAGCTGGTAAACAAATGTTGTGGTTAAAGCGGTTTCTCCAAGAACTAGGGATGAATCAAACAGAGTATAAGTtacattgtgatagtcaaagtgcTATTGATTTAAGCAAAAACTCAATGTATCATTCTTGTTGGGAAAAAGCACCGACTAATTTCCGTTCCTTTCGGACCGCCTTCAAgcagaaaataataacaaaaaaaattaaagagaataaCAGCAACACAAGATTTAACGTGGAAACCCAATGCGAAAAAAATCACGGACCACACAGAAAAATATTTGCTATATGAAAAATTGTTACAATCATATAATACACAATACTTCTCTCTCACACACCAATTCCTAAAAATACTACACCTAAGGAGATCTccaaaaatattcaattctttgTACTTGTTGTGGTTAAAGCGGTTTCTCCAAGAACTAGGGATGAATCAAACAGagtataagatacattgtgatagtcaaagtgcTATTGATTTAAGCAAAAATTCAATGTATCATTCTTGGACAAAGCATATCGGCATTCGCTATCACTGAATACGCGAGGTGATGGATCAACAACTGTTGAAACTAGTGAAGATCCATACAAAGGAGAATCCAGCAGACATGTTGACATAGGTGGTCACTCAAGAAAAGTTAAAGTTGTGTAGAGACATAGTTGGAATAACTTTCAGATAGTAGCTGTGTTGGAATGTAGCTGAAGGGGGAGAATTGATATGTTCAACTGCTGCCAACAACCCATTCTAGAAGCCCACAATTCCAGAAGCCAACAGCCACCATTGTTGAAGCCATCAACCGCCATTGTTGAATGAAAAATTCAACCACCAACCACATTTTTAAGGCTATAAATAAAGCCTTATGTTTCACTtgtaaaaaaaaacacaaaaatataatCCAGGAAAAGATTGTGAGAAGAAAAAAGTGTTTCGTGAGGTTTTTTGTAGAGAAAATTCTTGATGtaaattctctaaaattctaTTCATGTGAAATAAAATTGTTTTTCCTCCCAAACATTCTTTATAGTGATCAGAGAATTATAACAATTACCACGATATATAATCGAATGGTCGTTGTCGGAGGGAAAAGAGGGAACTCATGACCCAAAGTcaggaaagaagaaaaaaaggactTATAGCCGGCAGACATATAAAAAAGACAAGAAAAACATGTCAAGCGTATCACATTGGAGAATATTAGCTGACACGAATATTGCTATGCATTCTATTGGACATAGTACTTTAAAGCTCAAATAGAGCATTCTAATTGGCTGAAGTAATATGCTTGCTGCCTGTAATAATAGTTTTCACTTACTTATAAAGGCTGAGATTTTTGACGATGCTAAGTAATACACTGATTTTTTTTGCCCCAAGCTTTCTATTATTTAGCAATTATTACTAAGTCTCATCTCTCAAGGAACATAAGCATTAGCATCCTCGATTTAGGAACCGCCACACATAGCCGTCTCCGTATCCAACTTGAAACACCAAGCATTAGAGCTCTATTGTTTCCTTTACttattttattacattattAATCTTACTAAATAAGCTCATTTAATAGCACATTTATCTGCTAAAAAAATAACTAGCGAGTTAAATCATTTTGTGTGTCTTTGACCTCCTAACAAATTCAACTATACCAtttcccaaaaatatttttatcaaacaTCAAAACAAATTTGCCAACATGAAggaagaaaaatgaaaataaaagtaaaaatctTATATGAAATGATCCATAAAATTAACTTCTTGACTATAAATTTATACTAAATATAGTGCATACagaataaaatacaaataaaaggcGTATTTGAAACATGCCATAAATTTGACCATATAGCAACAATTTCATACTAAATACAATGAATATTCTAGTAATATCATAGATTCAACCAATAAGGAGTCTGCTTgattatattatttgactttcCTTTACGAACGTACCAAAACTAATGGCtctataattaataaaataaaaccaaTAAAGATTTGTGGTAATGCAAAATAAGGAAGTATTTTGGTTCAACATAATACTCCCCCCTCCCCCATAATTTATTTGTCCTGTTTTGATTTAGCACAGAATTTAAGGAAGTAAAAAAGATTTgtgaattttgtgattttaaataaagatatgccaaatgtatcaaaatgtcaCTTAATCTTGTGGTTTAAATATGTCATGtagaaagttgaaaaaataggagttgccaaaaaaataaagaaacattcttttttaaaatcgatgaaaaaagaaaattaggacaaacaaattgaaatgaaatAGATTTAGGGTAATTATTTGTAGTTACATGGTATGGAGGTGGGAAAAAAACTTATTTTGCTTTGTATACTATTCAATTTTAGAGTAGTGGAAGAGACTTTACAACACTAATAATATAGCCATTGTTACGATATTATTGTGgtgatttattatattttacaatATTTTAGTTTCAATTTTTCCTTACATTGTATGACACttgtaaatttcttttgaaaatttaCTAAGAACCTTGTTCTTGAATATTATTCTTCATTTTTCATGTACATAGATTATCACTTGTATAATATTTGTCAATTATTAAAATATCTCGTACAATATTTGTcaattattaaaatatcatattatctTGAATGTAGATTCAGAGATCAAGGTATGTTGAATCCTTTCGGTAACAAGTTTTGGGAGTTAGAATCAGCACATTGACTACCATGAAAAAGAAAACTCTGCAGTAACTTTGAGTTAGGAGTTGCCGACGTGATTACAGGGGCAGAGCCTCCTATTGTtcaggggttcatccgaactcCGTTCCacagaaaattatactatttatatatggtacaaataattttttatttatatacagtagatgtcgaacccccttcgacaAGTTCATgtgtctacttcttcaaattttgaacctctaaatcaaaatcttgACTCCGTCACTGCGTGATTATATAGATTAGCacaattttatttaataaaatatagcgTAAGAATTGCAAGtaaataaaaagtcaaaaacTATGGTAACATAATATTGACATGCTTTCCTTTATATTATTAGACTTCTTAATTACAATtatttactacttaaataattAAGTGCAAACAAGAGTGTAATGACAAGAAAAGAGATATCATTAAAGGATGTGGTGGTAGAATGATAAAAGCTAAGATATGGGTTCAAGGGTTTGCAATAAGACATGACATGACATGCTCTGATATCGAATTTGTCATGCTTCAAAGCACAACCGACACTCGGAGCCTCGTAAGGCCAAGCATTAGTGAAGTCAAGTGTACATCTCCAGAACCTGCTGAGTGTATGGATTATTCTTTGCTAAGAAATGCTAAGATTTCCGTAGCGGGCTTTCTACTGTGCAAACGCGGATTAAAGTGTGTGGTGGTAGAATGACTAAAAGAAAAacatcagtacaaacaacaatTTGTATCGGTAATAAGTATACATATTAACAAAGAGTACTAAAATTTTGATCAGCATTAGTTAATTGTCGTTATATGCTTTAGTGACATTTATaaaaaagtattaaaatataattgtcACTAGTAATTgcttctaatatatatatatatatatatatataaaagtaattaattCATTGTGGTTAATTAATTATTGCTAAAGATATATTTTGTGCGGTGTATATAGCTAGCAAGCAACTTTGTTAAACAGTATCAAACGACTTGACTTAATTCAGCTGTACATATGAAGGGCATATATTTCTATTAAGATTACTCTTGTGTGAATAAAATCATTTTCCACTCGGTTAATGATTTTGAAAGTCAAAGTATTGTTGCCCTTACTTTTAACTTGTTTGCTTTATTTCAACCACCTCTATGAATAGTATTATATTTGCAGCTCACATTTTAGAAGAATAAAGAAAGGCTCCCCATGAACTGAATAAATTAAATGCCATACTGTAAGTAAATCTAAGTGGTTTGGAATCTGAAGGTTGGCAgttgaattatttattttctttcaaccaacatatatttaaatataaatgatgacAGAAATCCAGTAAACTAGGGAGTACAATTTAATAATCTGTTTCTGATTTTGGGAATGCATTCTTGTTCCAGATTGGCTCCACCAAATCATAAGTTTCTCTGATTGGTAGTGCTGATTCTAATGAGCAAAAGCTTTCATTTTTCTTCTCCAAACCACTTTATCCTTTTGTAAGATTTTCCCTTTACAGTAGAATCGTCCCCAACTTTCTCATCaagtttcatttatttattgtcCAGTCTAAGTTCATAAGTTGAAACTGTATGATAAACACTGATTTACTTTTAATTCTCGTCTAGTTACTCTCATCACGTCCACGGCGGAATATGTGAGCTAAAAGCTTATATTCTATAGAAATTTACACCACTTTCAAAGGTCTTTCTTTCTTTGAAACAAGTCTTCACATTCTtagcttttttttttgtttgttttgtctAATTGTTTGAAATGGGtaatttatcatattatatgtTGGTCATTTTGGGAGTTGTGTTGCAGAACTTGATGATCTGTTTGGCAGAAAATGTCACTGCTAATTTTGTGTTTGGAGATTCATTGGTTGATGTAGGTAACAATAACTATATTCCTTCTCTTTCAAAAGCAAATTTCTACCCAAATGGTATTGATTTTGGGGGTCCAACAGGAAGATATACAAATGGAAGAACTATAGTCGACATTATAGGCAAGTTTTATCGCTCCTTTGATGTTCTTTTTTTGAGTATCTTTTTTTTCCGATGATTTTATATTTGAATGAATTTGCAGGTGAGGAAGTAGGATTTAATTTTACTCCTCCATACTTGGCACCAACAACATTTGGACCAGTGATTCTGCAAGGTGTCAATTATGCTTCTGGCGGAGGAGGTATTTTTAAGAGCACTGGCCAAATTTTCGTAAGTCCTccttggttttttttttctttgttaacGTATGATTCGTGTAATATCAAACActtgtttcttttttctatattttgggtTGATTTCAATTAATATGTTGACATTGGTAAGGGTGGAAGGATCAACATGGATGCTCAATTAGACAACTTTGGAAACACAAAACAGGACATAATCACAAGAATAGGAGAAGCCGCGGCAATGAAGTTAATAGAGAATGCACTCTTCTCAGTAACAATGGGCTCAAATGACTTCATCAACAATTATCTCACACCTGTTTTTTCCACAGGTGAGCAACTGATAGCATCTCCAACGAGATTTGTGGGAGTAGTCATATTCAAATACAGAATTCAACTAACGGTAAAAAGTCACACCATAGTgcattttaattaaaatgatGCTGACATGGTGATTAATTCATGTTCAAAACCATTTGCAGAGACTTTATAATATGGGTGCCAGGAAAATAATAGTGGTAAATGTTGGGCCTATTGGGTGTATCCCGTACCAAAGGGAAATAAATCCATCAGCTGGAGATAAGTGTGTTAGTTTCCCAAATGGACTTGCACAACTATTTAACACCCAATTGAGAGGCCTTGTGACTCATCTCAATTCCGAACTTATTGGATCAAAATTTGTCTATGCAGATTCCTACGAAATCGTCCAAGACATTATCCAGAACTACGCATCTTATGGTGAGTTCTACAGTCAATGGTTAGATAATTCAGTGTGGTCCATCTAATACTTGATGTGGATTTTGTTGCAGGATTTGAGAGTGCTAACTCAGCTTGTTGTTCAGGTGGTGGAAGATTTGGGGGAATAATTCCATGTGGTCCTACATCTCAAATATGTGAAGATAGAAGCAAGTATGTGTTCTGGGATCCATACCATCCAACTGATGCTGCTAACGTCATCATAGCAAAACGTCTGCTAGACGGAAACTCTACTGATATTTGGCCTGTGAATGTCAGGCAGCTCCTTGCATCTTCTTAATTTTATTGAAATCTCTTCACAGGGAATTAAGCTACCTTACTCTTTCAGTTCTCAATAGACATACATATATACAGAGAAAAATTACTCTTTACTGTTTTGCTGCCAAATAACTAGTCAAAGAAATTATGTATACTATTTCTCTTACTTTACTGGTAATACTTTTTTCTGTTATTTACTCGTTGGATTTCTTCAGGACATTTCCCATGAAGTGATTTATATgaatcattaatttaattaataagatATAGGAAATGTCTAATGAGAGAGCAATGATCCATTGAATATGATTCCATATCCCTTAGCAACACACTGCTTCAATGCTCTTCTTATTTTTCATGCAAACTCAATTATACTAACACATCCAACTGAAATATTAGGAGTTGAGGATCATAGATATTTGATTCAAagtttaaaaagtaaaaaactttaaaatttgtggtctgattttttttttggatatttgCGTGACTATAATCATTTCATTTTAAGTGtaaaaacaattttttaaagcttagttatttcaaaatttagaaaGATGGCATTTATTTTGtcaaagattaaaaaaatgtgTTCACATAAAGTGTAGGATAGAGAGTACATTTTTTACTTGGaaaatttatctaaatattccatatttaaaaaatatttaccatttatagctatacaattttaatatatgtataattcaCTTGTAAATACATAGTGCagagtttttttttatcaaaataagTCTAATACGTTTTAAGACACTTATAATTAAtctatattaaatataaaatttacttTTATACATAGTGTAATACATCTATATTACATGCATAATTCATTTTAATGCATAATGCAGTTCTTtatatcaaaacaaatataatatgttttaatacatttaatatatatatatatatatatatatatatatttaaatatagtatatcttaatataaaaaatatgtttcaaagcagtaaatattttataaaaaggacTCAAAAGATAATTAATCCTTTTTAATTGGTATGCGGCAAATCAAGAGAGACTCGAGCTTTTTGAAAAGATTGCTGCCATCTGTTCTCAATATCCATTTGAAATTCCATTGGGCATAAAgcttttaagaaaaacataatatataacTGAACGccaaaaaatgacaaaaattaatttcttatatttgatagtagatttaaaataatttcttaactatgtatGTCAtagctttaattttttaaagtttgtcAAAAGTTAATATATTTAGTCTCctataaatatttatcaaattttatCTATTAAATTTGATGAGAACTATAAAAATTGGCAGAAAACTCGCATTTAGAACCACCATTTTGTAGGGTAAATTTCATTGATGGTTACATAATTGTTAGATATATAATATTTGGTACAATATTGTGTATCTTTAATTATTGCAGTGGAATGAAATTTACTAGTCAAAAGAATTGTTTCAAATCTCTTCTTTGAATCACTAAGAAACAAAATATTTCACAAACTAGATGTCATTTTGTGTGTTGATGATAATCTTAAGAAAGAAAGATCAATTTGTGATATGTTTTTCTTCtgtattttttcctttcttttctttttagtttcgTTCAAGTTATTTTCCATGTGAGGATTGCTTCTAGCAGTTACCTAGTAAttattccctttttttttcaaaaatagaggTAAATTTTATCCGATCCTCTTTTTCAGAAAATACGTGTTTGGCCGGGTCGGATCAAATCTGGTCGGGTCATTCTACATGGGCGATCCACGATCCAAAACATATATCTCCCACTTCACACATGGTGGACAAGACCCAAGCTAATACGACATCAACTAGACACACAATTCATACGACAAATAGCTCATACGAATTGTGAGCATCAAGACTAACCTTTAAGGTCTTACAAGCCCTACGTAGGAATTCAATCACATGTGGAAGGAATTCACTACTTATTTGAGAAAACTATTACTCACAATACCCCATACTTCATTCACTACTTCAGTAGTTACATATTCAATCTCTCATCCTCTTAAAGAGGTGAACTTGAGCTCATGGAATCACTTTATATACACAATTACACTTGATATCTATATAGTTAGTGTAATAGCCTCTTATGTATGCAGGTAACATTATTTCAATCTAATCATCTTTCCTTTCTACTCAAATTTATCTGTTCTAATTCAACTGTTTCCCTAGACACGCGCTGCATTGCCGAATCAGTCATGGCTATTAGTGACATGCTAAAGTAGAAACATTGATTGACACTTCAAGAAACAGTAAAAGGTCAAAGGGTATTCCAATGAAAAGTTAATTTGACTTTTCGGGATCTCACACAATGAAGAAGCAGGAAACCATTCTTTCATTAACCCAGGGATCGCTTAACACGCGTGGTATGAAACACGTGTTATGATGTTTCACCTTATATTGGTGCATGTGTctcattattttaattattcaacATCGTACAAACCTTGGTCTAGACACCTCTAGATATCTAACCCAAGTTTCTCTCTTCAATAATCCTCAAAAACTCATCCTTTTAGAAAGACTCTTGTCTAGCTTATAAAACAAGTCATTATTTAGTAGTGGAAATCATCTCTTCACATCTCCGACGTAAGAGGTGATTGCTCGTGTGAGATAGCCAATCTCGCGACTTGTCTGACACtctttatttctaaaatattatCACATACATATGAGATATCAACATAAATTCAATAGTCTTATATTGATGAGAATATTATAACAACCAAGTTGttttacaataaataaatattatcatATCCTACTCAAACCTAGAGCCTTAACATGTTTCTCAAACAAGTCTCTAGATATCGCCTTTGTAAAAGGATCAGCTGTCATTTCTCGAGTAGGAATGTATTGTAAATTTATTTCTCCACTTGCTATTATGTATCTCACAAAGTTATACTTGATGTCAATGTGTTTGATTCTACTGTGATACTTAGGATTTTTTGTCTATGTGATAGCCGCCTGACTGTCACAATATAAAATTATGGGACCCTTTGAATTCTTTGCAATATTCAAATGCTTAAAGAATCTTTTTAACCAAACAACTTCTTGTACTACAGACGCATAAGCTATGAATTCAGATTCCATGATTGATAGAGTTGTTCAagtttttttcttacttttccaTGAAATAGCACCACCATTCAGTAAGAAAGCATAATCAGAGGTTGACTTTCTATCATTCTGATTACCATCCCAATCAGCATCTATGTAACCTCCCAGTATTAAATCAAATCCACTATAGCCTAGTGAATGATCTGTAATTTTCTTCAGGTATCAAAATATTATCTTTATTGCTTTCCAATAATCTCTTCCAGGATTGGATTGATACCTGCTAACTAGACCTACGACATAACAAATATCTAGGCGAGTATACATCATAGCATACATTAAATTCCCAATACTAAAATACAAAAGTTGAGACATGtcatccttttctttttcagtCTTTGGACACATTTCAAGGTTTAAAGTTTCACCTCTTTCTACAGGAGTATCCATGGATTTGTAACTATTCATTTGAAAGTGtttcaatattttctttatgtATGTTTCTTGAGATAAACTCAAAAATTTCTTGGAACGATTTCTTTGGATCTTAACACTCAATATATAGTCCTCTTCACCCatatctttcatatcaaataaCTTTGAAAGTAATGACTTAATAATTTTTACATACTTCAAATTATTTTCGGCTAATAAATATCATCCACGTAAATAGAAAGAATTACAAACTTTTCATTGGACGTTTTCACATATATGCATTGATCTTCATCGATCATGGTGAAATCAAATGAAATGACCTCCTTATGAAATCTCAGGAACCATACCCTTGAAGATTGCTTTAGGCCATAAATCGATCTTATCAATTTATGAACTTTCTTTTCTTGGTCTTTAACAACGAAACATATAGGTTGTTCCATGTAGATTTCATCGTTTAGTTCTCTATTGAGAAAATTGGTCTTCACAACCATTTGGTGCAATGGTAGATCTAAATGTGCAACAATAGCCAAAAGTAATCGTATAGAGGTAAACTTCACAACTAGTGAAAATTTTTCCTCATAATCTATTCCAGCTTCTTGAGTGAAACATTTTGCCACCAATCGTACTTTGTGTCTTTCTATTGACCCATTCGATTTACGTTTAACTTTGAGAATCCATTTATTCCTAATAGCTCTACGTCCCTAAGGAAGGTCAACTAGATCCTAGACTTTATTGATTTTTATGGActctaattcttcttttattgattttaatcATTCATCTTTTTGGGGCTCGATAAAGCTTCAGTCATAGAATTAGGTTCATCTAATTCTATGGGAGATACCAAGAAAACATAATCTTCAGTCTCATAAGATCGTTAAGGTACTCATTTTCTTGTACTCTTATGTAATTGAAGTTCATATTCCTCTATAGGATTTTGGAATTCAAAACTCCCACTAGGACCACGAATCATTTCTTGATCAATTGTTCTATCAAGTATGTCCGATGACATTATCTGATCTTCA
This window encodes:
- the LOC129884222 gene encoding GDSL esterase/lipase At4g16230-like, with amino-acid sequence MSNVKPVGVPLANHFKLSKSLCPSSKKEIEEMSTIPYSSAVGSLMYAMVCTRPDITHAIVLKGYTDSDMAGDPNGRKSTSGYVYTFIGGAMSWQSRFQKWIALATTEVEYIVVGEAENVTANFVFGDSLVDVGNNNYIPSLSKANFYPNGIDFGGPTGRYTNGRTIVDIIGEEVGFNFTPPYLAPTTFGPVILQGVNYASGGGGIFKSTGQIFGGRINMDAQLDNFGNTKQDIITRIGEAAAMKLIENALFSVTMGSNDFINNYLTPVFSTGEQLIASPTRFVGVVIFKYRIQLTRLYNMGARKIIVVNVGPIGCIPYQREINPSAGDKCVSFPNGLAQLFNTQLRGLVTHLNSELIGSKFVYADSYEIVQDIIQNYASYGFESANSACCSGGGRFGGIIPCGPTSQICEDRSKYVFWDPYHPTDAANVIIAKRLLDGNSTDIWPVNVRQLLASS